The following are from one region of the Polynucleobacter sp. MWH-CaK5 genome:
- a CDS encoding ATP-binding protein: MRIKVGEVIEVRGLKITLRINDDSNKEFIFNNGEIFKGISIREFITIERGFKDIVCVVEGEYLSENSMSSTGISDTPKYIRKVEVKPIGYFDNNKFIEGIKYLPMIKDSVFLSSQKQIQSIFNKFTTDDFSIGNLIKENFPISIPWELVFNSHLGIFGNTGSGKSNTLTKLYTTLFDKKSKKMLGKSKFVLLDFNGEYTGNQLLTSQKNKKIYKLDSSNPDGDKLPINSNQFWNHETLSLLFKATTNTQTPFIRRVVSRKLKYNDNTNSLENYIKYTIKENFQTTSPKKETIDLLKKIAEIIGNQGLKDRLAEISWRSDSGVFHHPPSGNSGYFNGGSSNAYESICETLVSEISLEEINFFNELIIRINLQLVNDLISGYVQFEHIQPLLKRVESLADNLCNVISLTDDDTTSELLTIISLRKCNHQEIKKIIPLLVAKQLYTAHKNSVSTPPNKTVHLIIDEAHNILSQQSLREEESWKDYRLELFEEIIKEGRKFGFFLTLSSQRPADISPTIMSQIHNFFIHRLVNDKDLFLLENTISTLDTLSKNMIPNLPKGACIITGTAFDLPLVIQADRLNLGQRPDSEDVDLVKIWS, encoded by the coding sequence ATGAGAATAAAAGTCGGTGAGGTCATTGAAGTTAGGGGTCTCAAAATCACCTTGAGAATAAATGATGACTCAAATAAAGAGTTCATATTTAATAATGGGGAAATTTTCAAAGGAATCTCAATTCGAGAATTTATAACAATTGAGAGGGGATTTAAAGATATTGTATGTGTCGTAGAGGGAGAGTACCTCAGTGAGAACTCAATGTCATCCACTGGTATATCTGACACCCCCAAGTACATAAGAAAAGTTGAGGTAAAGCCAATTGGCTACTTTGATAACAACAAATTTATAGAGGGCATTAAGTATTTGCCCATGATAAAAGATAGTGTTTTTTTATCATCTCAAAAACAAATTCAATCCATTTTCAATAAATTTACAACAGATGATTTTTCAATTGGAAATCTTATTAAAGAAAATTTTCCAATTAGCATTCCTTGGGAATTAGTTTTTAATAGCCATCTTGGAATTTTTGGGAATACAGGAAGCGGGAAATCAAATACCTTAACAAAACTCTACACAACACTTTTTGATAAAAAATCAAAAAAAATGTTGGGAAAAAGTAAATTTGTTCTTCTAGATTTCAATGGTGAGTACACCGGAAATCAATTATTAACATCTCAAAAAAATAAAAAAATTTACAAATTAGATTCTAGCAATCCAGATGGGGACAAATTGCCCATAAACTCTAATCAGTTTTGGAACCATGAAACACTATCTCTTCTTTTCAAAGCCACCACCAACACCCAAACACCATTTATAAGAAGAGTGGTCAGCCGAAAATTAAAATATAACGATAATACGAATAGCCTTGAAAACTATATTAAATATACTATTAAAGAAAATTTCCAAACAACATCCCCAAAAAAAGAAACAATTGACCTACTAAAAAAAATAGCTGAAATTATTGGTAATCAAGGTCTAAAAGATAGGTTAGCAGAGATATCTTGGCGTAGCGACAGCGGCGTCTTTCATCATCCTCCCTCGGGCAACAGCGGCTACTTCAATGGCGGTAGCTCTAATGCTTATGAAAGTATTTGCGAAACTTTGGTGAGTGAAATCTCACTTGAAGAAATTAACTTTTTTAATGAATTAATTATTAGAATTAACCTACAGTTAGTTAATGACTTGATATCAGGATATGTTCAATTTGAACATATTCAACCTCTTCTAAAAAGAGTTGAATCATTAGCAGATAACTTATGCAATGTTATTAGCCTCACAGATGATGATACAACGTCAGAATTATTAACCATCATTTCACTTAGAAAATGTAATCACCAAGAAATTAAAAAAATTATCCCACTGCTTGTGGCAAAACAACTTTACACAGCTCATAAAAATTCTGTTTCAACCCCACCTAATAAAACTGTTCATTTAATTATTGATGAAGCACACAATATCCTTTCCCAGCAATCATTAAGGGAAGAAGAGTCATGGAAAGACTACAGGCTGGAACTTTTTGAGGAAATTATTAAAGAAGGTAGAAAATTCGGATTTTTTTTGACGTTATCAAGTCAAAGGCCTGCCGATATTTCACCAACAATCATGTCTCAAATACATAACTTCTTTATACATAGACTTGTGAATGATAAGGATTTATTCTTGCTTGAAAACACAATAAGTACACTTGATACATTATCTAAAAATATGATACCGAACCTTCCAAAAGGTGCGTGCATTATTACCGGTACAGCCTTTGATTTACCATTAGTAATTCAAGCTGACCGATTGAATCTTGGGCAAAGGCCTGACAGCGAAGATGTTGATCTAGTGAAAATTTGGAGTTAA
- a CDS encoding relaxase/mobilization nuclease domain-containing protein — translation MRIFDQGQGLGGVGHINYLLDPQSHQGYEPQVVYGNAEITKSIISTMPSRRKHSYVAGVIAFKDDEQLTEQQQHSLIHRFMDTFAPSHQDGKINFLFVRHQDKGNLELHFVCPRTLLNSKGFGRAFNLHPPGKSNQLFFESFTRLENYRLGFDQVDSKKMTTKDVVFYQKVFDDLKQKRSDYLSNLDFPKKFVSTNRNGGKQYGKESNTTYGKRLAHKSHFGNGDLFKQSQQQSIFGRAFKQSSATSANSSHEFNHKNSQAVTGHQRGYGKNECHSYSSFKEIGRTSWEQFRRGFGRSDNRTNTGRRLSTSGYPQTQGLNINEELRVLGMALIDCEFNEMPAIQARINQLMRVRQELECEPKKIKIK, via the coding sequence GTGAGGATATTTGACCAAGGGCAAGGTTTGGGAGGGGTTGGTCATATCAATTACCTATTAGACCCACAATCTCACCAAGGCTATGAACCACAAGTGGTTTATGGGAATGCTGAGATTACCAAGAGCATCATTAGCACCATGCCAAGCCGAAGAAAGCATTCCTATGTGGCTGGGGTAATTGCTTTTAAGGATGATGAGCAATTAACAGAACAACAGCAACACAGCCTCATTCATCGCTTTATGGACACCTTTGCCCCATCTCATCAAGATGGAAAGATAAATTTTCTATTTGTTAGGCATCAAGATAAGGGAAATCTAGAACTTCATTTTGTGTGCCCTAGAACTTTATTAAATTCTAAAGGATTTGGGAGAGCATTTAATTTACATCCTCCCGGAAAATCAAATCAACTATTTTTTGAAAGTTTTACTAGATTGGAAAACTACCGACTTGGTTTTGACCAAGTGGATAGCAAGAAAATGACAACCAAGGATGTCGTTTTTTATCAAAAAGTATTTGATGATTTAAAACAAAAGAGAAGTGATTATTTGAGCAATCTTGACTTTCCTAAAAAATTTGTTAGTACAAATAGAAACGGAGGAAAGCAATATGGAAAAGAATCAAATACCACCTATGGAAAACGACTTGCTCACAAGAGCCATTTTGGAAATGGAGATTTATTTAAACAGTCTCAACAGCAGAGTATCTTTGGTAGAGCATTCAAACAATCAAGTGCTACATCAGCAAACAGCTCACATGAATTCAATCACAAAAATTCACAAGCAGTTACAGGACATCAAAGAGGCTATGGGAAAAATGAATGTCATTCTTACAGTTCATTCAAAGAGATTGGAAGAACTTCGTGGGAACAATTCAGGAGGGGGTTCGGCAGGTCAGACAACAGAACCAACACAGGAAGACGATTATCTACCTCTGGTTACCCGCAGACCCAAGGTTTAAATATTAATGAGGAGCTAAGAGTATTGGGCATGGCTCTTATTGATTGCGAGTTTAATGAGATGCCTGCAATTCAAGCACGAATTAATCAGCTAATGCGAGTTCGTCAAGAACTTGAATGTGAGCCAAAAAAAATAAAAATAAAGTAG